The genome window ATATCTTTTTCATCATTAAGTTGTGCAATGATTTTCGTGCCGATTTGAGAAATAATTTCTGGATCGATTCCCGATGGTCGTTGATCAACAACCAGCAAAGATACATAATATTTACGCATTTCGCGTGCAATGGTACCAAAAATAGTTTGTCGTGCCGCAACAGGGTTTAAGAATTTGTGTGCTTCTTCGATAGTGATCATCAGTTTTTGCGGTTCGTCACTTTTTTGTTGTGATCCGAGAAACAGTTCTGTTTTTGCAACATATTCTGTATGGATACGACGGGTGATAATGTTTGCGATCAGCAGGTAGACAAACGTGGAGCTAAAGTTTCCAAATTCAATGATGATGCTAATGCCTTTACTGATGTATTCCATCATCTGATCAATTACCGATATATTGTTACCATGTGCTTTGCTAAAAAATGGTAGACGTTCAATTCGTTTTAGCTTTCTATATAATGCCGCGATTGATTCTGGATGAGCACCTAAGCTCTGTGCAAACTCTTTTAAATTTTCGCCTTGACTGAGCAGCACTTGTAACCAATCTTGCTTGTATTGTGCAGTAATCAGATATGCAGCTTCCAACGCAGTAGGATGCAGATTCAGTTCGCCTTGCAGAGAGATAATATCTTCAACATGAATTGCGCGGTAATCAAGTTGTATTTCAACATCTGGCGATCCGCCGCGTCTGCGTGTGGATACTGGATCTAAAGAGAAGATGGCGACAGAATCAGGAAACAGGGTTTTAAGTCCTTTCACGAACGATCCATCTTTTCCTTCTTTGCGTGCTTGCAATCCGTACTCGCTATGCATATCAAAAATAAGATTTACCGCTTTTTGATTTTTAATAAGACCTGCTAGTACCAATCGGGTTAAGAATGTTTTTCCCGTTCCTGTTTTTCCAAAGATACCATTACTTCTTTCGGTCAGTCGTTCAAGATCAAGGCATACGGGTGTATCCATATCAAGAGGGCTACCAATATTAAAATATCTTTTTGTTGGATCGGATTCATCGCCAAATATGTATGCAACATCCTGTTTTGTTGCTTCATATACCGGTGCAAAATGAGGAGGAACTGTTTTTACCGGCAGACGCTCTTGCTGTTTATTGAGCATGAGCATTGCTTTCAGTTGTGCAGTTGCGTAGATGTCTTTTTTTTGCAATGTTGCGGTTAATAGCTTTTCTTCCGGTGTTGGAGGAAAGAGTAAAATATCAGGGTTGCTCACTTCCAAACTGAGATCGGTAATCAAAGAAAAAAATCGGTATTCATTACCGACAATGGAAACAAACTTTCCGGTTTTAATCTGCTCCAAGGCGGTATGAGATGCGATGCGCATCAAAAAGCCGTTGGTGAGTGATCCAGAGATAATGGTTCCCAATATTTTTTTCATACTGATTTCAGCAAAGCTGTTATGGAGGTTCGGGTGATATTAATGATTCCCTGCTGCGGAGTGACCGATTCGATTTTCCCTGTTGTTAAGCAAAAGGTAATCGGTTCTTCTGGCGTAAGGGTCAAAACAGTAGGTGCATGATCTGGTAAAATGACAAAATTTCCGGCAGGACTATTACATTCTAACCAAGAAATATCGTACATTTTTTTTTCTTCTGGGGTAATTATAATTAATTGCATAGTTTAAAGCGTCTGAAGTTGTTTGCCTTTTTCTTCTGCCTGTTCAATGGTGCCGACCATATAAAATGCATGTTCTGGCCAGTTGTCACATTCTCCATTGATAATGCGTTCAAAATCGCTGATTGCTTTGGTACGTGGTACATACTGTCCTGGGATGCCGCTTGCAAATTCTGCGGTAAACAACGGCTGTGTTAAAAATTTCTGAATTCGCTTTGCACGATTCACCGTTTGTTTATCTTCTTCTGAAAGTTCTTCCATACCTAAAATTGCGATGATGTCTTGCAGTTCTTTGTATCGTTGCAAAATATTTTGTATGTTGCGGGCAACTGCGTAATGTTTTTTACCAACAATATGTGGATCAAGTCCTTTGGAATTTGATTGTAATGGATCGATAGCAGGATAGAGGCCAAGTTCTACTAACTTTCGCGATAACACGGTGCTTGCATCTAAATGCATAAATGTG of Candidatus Babeliales bacterium contains these proteins:
- a CDS encoding DUF87 domain-containing protein codes for the protein MKKILGTIISGSLTNGFLMRIASHTALEQIKTGKFVSIVGNEYRFFSLITDLSLEVSNPDILLFPPTPEEKLLTATLQKKDIYATAQLKAMLMLNKQQERLPVKTVPPHFAPVYEATKQDVAYIFGDESDPTKRYFNIGSPLDMDTPVCLDLERLTERSNGIFGKTGTGKTFLTRLVLAGLIKNQKAVNLIFDMHSEYGLQARKEGKDGSFVKGLKTLFPDSVAIFSLDPVSTRRRGGSPDVEIQLDYRAIHVEDIISLQGELNLHPTALEAAYLITAQYKQDWLQVLLSQGENLKEFAQSLGAHPESIAALYRKLKRIERLPFFSKAHGNNISVIDQMMEYISKGISIIIEFGNFSSTFVYLLIANIITRRIHTEYVAKTELFLGSQQKSDEPQKLMITIEEAHKFLNPVAARQTIFGTIAREMRKYYVSLLVVDQRPSGIDPEIISQIGTKIIAQLNDEKDINAALTGINNAQNLRTILAALDSKKQALLLGHALAMPVVIQTREYGEQFYQAMSTQITPAQVDHFIKELF